A genome region from Anopheles stephensi strain Indian chromosome 2, UCI_ANSTEP_V1.0, whole genome shotgun sequence includes the following:
- the LOC118506509 gene encoding microtubule-associated protein Jupiter isoform X2: MTSTNFTVGFGENSKASSKVLKPPGGGSSDLFGADQLGPNTPRTMSKNRMQSNIFAAPADAHKNVFRQGAHRYYFLGSETPRRAAQGQDSHNRLFGELNRPFTPAKNHMKSNLPIGGDHTDGGKPHQNGKSNGVAHQNGNGTANGHHTNGHSNGNGHISSASSDNGSSHIFLRRLSNDEDASPDSAYSSTRSQMQQQQQQQHQQHSMQSMAGPGGIWAPFDSTVGLVPPLSPRRHLQFYPSGETLNPTYASNINLCISDDIIISVTEHNDDAVGLNGNDGKASPRSPRSPRFAQRNPVTGNGVEDYADKPRKLSSRRGAGDGNPVTGEGYSKSNGAAEINTTVPSLNGGGHVINKNRIPPGGFSSGLW; encoded by the exons aGTTCTGAAACCACCAGGCGGTGGCAGCAGCGATCTTTTCGGTGCGGATCAACTTGGACCCAACACGCCGCGCACCATGAGCAAGAACCGTATGCAGTCGAACATTTTTGCGGCCCCAGCGGACGCCCACAAGAATG TCTTTCGGCAAGGAGCTCATCGATACTACTTTCTTG GATCGGAAACTCCACGTCGCGCCGCCCAGGGACAGGATTCGCACAACCGCCTGTTCGGCGAACTGAACCGTCCGTTCACACCGGCCAAGAACCACATGAAGAGCAATCTGCCGATCGGTGGCGACCATACCGATGGTGGCAAGCCGCACCAGAACGGCAAATCGAACGGAGTCGCTCACCAGAACGGTAACGGCACAGCGAACGGACATCACACCAACGGACACAGCAATGGCAATGGACACATCTCGTCGGCTTCCTCGGACAATGGATCCAGCCACA TTTTCCTGAGGAGATTAA GTAATGATGAAGATGCATCACCGGATTCGGCCTACTCGTCCACCCGGTCacagatgcagcagcagcagcagcagcagcatcaacagcacaGCATGCAATCGATGGCGGGTCCTGGTGGCATATGGGCGCCGTTCGATTCGACGGTCGGCCTGGTACCGCCCCTATCGCCCCGACGCCATCTGCAGTTCTATCCGAGTGGCGAAACGCTGAATCCGACCTATGCATCTAACATTAATCTCTGCATCAGTGATGACATCATTATCAGTGTGACCGAACATAACGACGATGCGGTCGGACTAAacggcaacgatggcaaag CATCGCCAAGGTCACCACGCTCGCCACGGTTTGCGCAACGGAACCCAGTTACCGGCAACGGAGTCGAAGATTACGCCGACAAGCCACGGAAGCTTAGCTCGAGACGTGGAGCAGGAG ACGGCAATCCGGTAACTGGTGAAGGGTACAGCAAATCGAACGGTGCAGCAGAAATCAACACAACGGTGCCGTCGCTGAACGGAGGTGGCCATGTTATCAATAAGAATCGCATTCCGCCCGGTGGATTCTCGTCCGGTCTGTGGTAA
- the LOC118506509 gene encoding microtubule-associated protein Jupiter isoform X1, protein MATYAAFKHVELYNVGNTKKRVLKPPGGGSSDLFGADQLGPNTPRTMSKNRMQSNIFAAPADAHKNVFRQGAHRYYFLGSETPRRAAQGQDSHNRLFGELNRPFTPAKNHMKSNLPIGGDHTDGGKPHQNGKSNGVAHQNGNGTANGHHTNGHSNGNGHISSASSDNGSSHIFLRRLSNDEDASPDSAYSSTRSQMQQQQQQQHQQHSMQSMAGPGGIWAPFDSTVGLVPPLSPRRHLQFYPSGETLNPTYASNINLCISDDIIISVTEHNDDAVGLNGNDGKASPRSPRSPRFAQRNPVTGNGVEDYADKPRKLSSRRGAGDGNPVTGEGYSKSNGAAEINTTVPSLNGGGHVINKNRIPPGGFSSGLW, encoded by the exons aGTTCTGAAACCACCAGGCGGTGGCAGCAGCGATCTTTTCGGTGCGGATCAACTTGGACCCAACACGCCGCGCACCATGAGCAAGAACCGTATGCAGTCGAACATTTTTGCGGCCCCAGCGGACGCCCACAAGAATG TCTTTCGGCAAGGAGCTCATCGATACTACTTTCTTG GATCGGAAACTCCACGTCGCGCCGCCCAGGGACAGGATTCGCACAACCGCCTGTTCGGCGAACTGAACCGTCCGTTCACACCGGCCAAGAACCACATGAAGAGCAATCTGCCGATCGGTGGCGACCATACCGATGGTGGCAAGCCGCACCAGAACGGCAAATCGAACGGAGTCGCTCACCAGAACGGTAACGGCACAGCGAACGGACATCACACCAACGGACACAGCAATGGCAATGGACACATCTCGTCGGCTTCCTCGGACAATGGATCCAGCCACA TTTTCCTGAGGAGATTAA GTAATGATGAAGATGCATCACCGGATTCGGCCTACTCGTCCACCCGGTCacagatgcagcagcagcagcagcagcagcatcaacagcacaGCATGCAATCGATGGCGGGTCCTGGTGGCATATGGGCGCCGTTCGATTCGACGGTCGGCCTGGTACCGCCCCTATCGCCCCGACGCCATCTGCAGTTCTATCCGAGTGGCGAAACGCTGAATCCGACCTATGCATCTAACATTAATCTCTGCATCAGTGATGACATCATTATCAGTGTGACCGAACATAACGACGATGCGGTCGGACTAAacggcaacgatggcaaag CATCGCCAAGGTCACCACGCTCGCCACGGTTTGCGCAACGGAACCCAGTTACCGGCAACGGAGTCGAAGATTACGCCGACAAGCCACGGAAGCTTAGCTCGAGACGTGGAGCAGGAG ACGGCAATCCGGTAACTGGTGAAGGGTACAGCAAATCGAACGGTGCAGCAGAAATCAACACAACGGTGCCGTCGCTGAACGGAGGTGGCCATGTTATCAATAAGAATCGCATTCCGCCCGGTGGATTCTCGTCCGGTCTGTGGTAA
- the LOC118506509 gene encoding microtubule-associated protein Jupiter isoform X3 — translation MATYAAFKHVELYNVGNTKKRVLKPPGGGSSDLFGADQLGPNTPRTMSKNRMQSNIFAAPADAHKNGSETPRRAAQGQDSHNRLFGELNRPFTPAKNHMKSNLPIGGDHTDGGKPHQNGKSNGVAHQNGNGTANGHHTNGHSNGNGHISSASSDNGSSHIFLRRLSNDEDASPDSAYSSTRSQMQQQQQQQHQQHSMQSMAGPGGIWAPFDSTVGLVPPLSPRRHLQFYPSGETLNPTYASNINLCISDDIIISVTEHNDDAVGLNGNDGKASPRSPRSPRFAQRNPVTGNGVEDYADKPRKLSSRRGAGDGNPVTGEGYSKSNGAAEINTTVPSLNGGGHVINKNRIPPGGFSSGLW, via the exons aGTTCTGAAACCACCAGGCGGTGGCAGCAGCGATCTTTTCGGTGCGGATCAACTTGGACCCAACACGCCGCGCACCATGAGCAAGAACCGTATGCAGTCGAACATTTTTGCGGCCCCAGCGGACGCCCACAAGAATG GATCGGAAACTCCACGTCGCGCCGCCCAGGGACAGGATTCGCACAACCGCCTGTTCGGCGAACTGAACCGTCCGTTCACACCGGCCAAGAACCACATGAAGAGCAATCTGCCGATCGGTGGCGACCATACCGATGGTGGCAAGCCGCACCAGAACGGCAAATCGAACGGAGTCGCTCACCAGAACGGTAACGGCACAGCGAACGGACATCACACCAACGGACACAGCAATGGCAATGGACACATCTCGTCGGCTTCCTCGGACAATGGATCCAGCCACA TTTTCCTGAGGAGATTAA GTAATGATGAAGATGCATCACCGGATTCGGCCTACTCGTCCACCCGGTCacagatgcagcagcagcagcagcagcagcatcaacagcacaGCATGCAATCGATGGCGGGTCCTGGTGGCATATGGGCGCCGTTCGATTCGACGGTCGGCCTGGTACCGCCCCTATCGCCCCGACGCCATCTGCAGTTCTATCCGAGTGGCGAAACGCTGAATCCGACCTATGCATCTAACATTAATCTCTGCATCAGTGATGACATCATTATCAGTGTGACCGAACATAACGACGATGCGGTCGGACTAAacggcaacgatggcaaag CATCGCCAAGGTCACCACGCTCGCCACGGTTTGCGCAACGGAACCCAGTTACCGGCAACGGAGTCGAAGATTACGCCGACAAGCCACGGAAGCTTAGCTCGAGACGTGGAGCAGGAG ACGGCAATCCGGTAACTGGTGAAGGGTACAGCAAATCGAACGGTGCAGCAGAAATCAACACAACGGTGCCGTCGCTGAACGGAGGTGGCCATGTTATCAATAAGAATCGCATTCCGCCCGGTGGATTCTCGTCCGGTCTGTGGTAA
- the LOC118506509 gene encoding microtubule-associated protein Jupiter isoform X5 — MSKNRMQSNIFAAPADAHKNGSETPRRAAQGQDSHNRLFGELNRPFTPAKNHMKSNLPIGGDHTDGGKPHQNGKSNGVAHQNGNGTANGHHTNGHSNGNGHISSASSDNGSSHIFLRRLSNDEDASPDSAYSSTRSQMQQQQQQQHQQHSMQSMAGPGGIWAPFDSTVGLVPPLSPRRHLQFYPSGETLNPTYASNINLCISDDIIISVTEHNDDAVGLNGNDGKASPRSPRSPRFAQRNPVTGNGVEDYADKPRKLSSRRGAGDGNPVTGEGYSKSNGAAEINTTVPSLNGGGHVINKNRIPPGGFSSGLW; from the exons ATGAGCAAGAACCGTATGCAGTCGAACATTTTTGCGGCCCCAGCGGACGCCCACAAGAATG GATCGGAAACTCCACGTCGCGCCGCCCAGGGACAGGATTCGCACAACCGCCTGTTCGGCGAACTGAACCGTCCGTTCACACCGGCCAAGAACCACATGAAGAGCAATCTGCCGATCGGTGGCGACCATACCGATGGTGGCAAGCCGCACCAGAACGGCAAATCGAACGGAGTCGCTCACCAGAACGGTAACGGCACAGCGAACGGACATCACACCAACGGACACAGCAATGGCAATGGACACATCTCGTCGGCTTCCTCGGACAATGGATCCAGCCACA TTTTCCTGAGGAGATTAA GTAATGATGAAGATGCATCACCGGATTCGGCCTACTCGTCCACCCGGTCacagatgcagcagcagcagcagcagcagcatcaacagcacaGCATGCAATCGATGGCGGGTCCTGGTGGCATATGGGCGCCGTTCGATTCGACGGTCGGCCTGGTACCGCCCCTATCGCCCCGACGCCATCTGCAGTTCTATCCGAGTGGCGAAACGCTGAATCCGACCTATGCATCTAACATTAATCTCTGCATCAGTGATGACATCATTATCAGTGTGACCGAACATAACGACGATGCGGTCGGACTAAacggcaacgatggcaaag CATCGCCAAGGTCACCACGCTCGCCACGGTTTGCGCAACGGAACCCAGTTACCGGCAACGGAGTCGAAGATTACGCCGACAAGCCACGGAAGCTTAGCTCGAGACGTGGAGCAGGAG ACGGCAATCCGGTAACTGGTGAAGGGTACAGCAAATCGAACGGTGCAGCAGAAATCAACACAACGGTGCCGTCGCTGAACGGAGGTGGCCATGTTATCAATAAGAATCGCATTCCGCCCGGTGGATTCTCGTCCGGTCTGTGGTAA
- the LOC118506509 gene encoding microtubule-associated protein Jupiter isoform X4, whose amino-acid sequence MSKNRMQSNIFAAPADAHKNVFRQGAHRYYFLGSETPRRAAQGQDSHNRLFGELNRPFTPAKNHMKSNLPIGGDHTDGGKPHQNGKSNGVAHQNGNGTANGHHTNGHSNGNGHISSASSDNGSSHIFLRRLSNDEDASPDSAYSSTRSQMQQQQQQQHQQHSMQSMAGPGGIWAPFDSTVGLVPPLSPRRHLQFYPSGETLNPTYASNINLCISDDIIISVTEHNDDAVGLNGNDGKASPRSPRSPRFAQRNPVTGNGVEDYADKPRKLSSRRGAGDGNPVTGEGYSKSNGAAEINTTVPSLNGGGHVINKNRIPPGGFSSGLW is encoded by the exons ATGAGCAAGAACCGTATGCAGTCGAACATTTTTGCGGCCCCAGCGGACGCCCACAAGAATG TCTTTCGGCAAGGAGCTCATCGATACTACTTTCTTG GATCGGAAACTCCACGTCGCGCCGCCCAGGGACAGGATTCGCACAACCGCCTGTTCGGCGAACTGAACCGTCCGTTCACACCGGCCAAGAACCACATGAAGAGCAATCTGCCGATCGGTGGCGACCATACCGATGGTGGCAAGCCGCACCAGAACGGCAAATCGAACGGAGTCGCTCACCAGAACGGTAACGGCACAGCGAACGGACATCACACCAACGGACACAGCAATGGCAATGGACACATCTCGTCGGCTTCCTCGGACAATGGATCCAGCCACA TTTTCCTGAGGAGATTAA GTAATGATGAAGATGCATCACCGGATTCGGCCTACTCGTCCACCCGGTCacagatgcagcagcagcagcagcagcagcatcaacagcacaGCATGCAATCGATGGCGGGTCCTGGTGGCATATGGGCGCCGTTCGATTCGACGGTCGGCCTGGTACCGCCCCTATCGCCCCGACGCCATCTGCAGTTCTATCCGAGTGGCGAAACGCTGAATCCGACCTATGCATCTAACATTAATCTCTGCATCAGTGATGACATCATTATCAGTGTGACCGAACATAACGACGATGCGGTCGGACTAAacggcaacgatggcaaag CATCGCCAAGGTCACCACGCTCGCCACGGTTTGCGCAACGGAACCCAGTTACCGGCAACGGAGTCGAAGATTACGCCGACAAGCCACGGAAGCTTAGCTCGAGACGTGGAGCAGGAG ACGGCAATCCGGTAACTGGTGAAGGGTACAGCAAATCGAACGGTGCAGCAGAAATCAACACAACGGTGCCGTCGCTGAACGGAGGTGGCCATGTTATCAATAAGAATCGCATTCCGCCCGGTGGATTCTCGTCCGGTCTGTGGTAA
- the LOC118506512 gene encoding D-aminoacyl-tRNA deacylase-like isoform X2, protein MKAIIQRVTCAKVMVGDELVSSIGRGLCVLVGISSDDNANDVEWMWRTEVT, encoded by the exons ATGAAAGCCATAATCCAGCGCGTTACCTGTGCGAAAGTGATGG TTGGCGACGAGCTGGTGAGTTCGATAGGACGCGGACTGTGCGTACTGGTGGGCATTTCCTCCGATGATAACGCAAACGATGTGGAGTGGATGTGG CGCACGGAAGTTACTTAA
- the LOC118506512 gene encoding D-aminoacyl-tRNA deacylase-like isoform X1, with translation MKAIIQRVTCAKVMVGDELVSSIGRGLCVLVGISSDDNANDVEWIARKLLNLRLFDEPSSGKRWTESVVDRQLEILCISQFTLYHRLKGNRPDFSRAMQGPAAQQLYGELLNRLREQYSPQRVQDGRFGAMMQVHIQNDGPVTLEIESPVQSEQERLKLQRSLEHKAKAAGSKAPVLDSVASAVEKQNSSGAE, from the exons ATGAAAGCCATAATCCAGCGCGTTACCTGTGCGAAAGTGATGG TTGGCGACGAGCTGGTGAGTTCGATAGGACGCGGACTGTGCGTACTGGTGGGCATTTCCTCCGATGATAACGCAAACGATGTGGAGTGGAT CGCACGGAAGTTACTTAATTTACGACTGTTCGATGAGCCATCCAGCGGTAAACGGTGGACTGAATCGGTCGTAGATCGGCAGCTGGAAATACTGTGCATCAGTCAGTTTACGCTGTACCATCGGTTGAAGGGCAATCGGCCAGATTTCAGCCGTGCCATGCAGGGACCGGCAGCTCAGCAGCTGTACGGGGAGCTACTGAATCGGCTTCGCGAGCAATACTCTCCCCAGCGGGTGCAGGACGGTCGGTTTGGGGCCATGATGCAGGTGCACATTCAAAATGATGGACCGGTGACGCTGGAAATTGAATCTCCTGTCCAAAGCGAACAGGAGCGCCTAAAGCTGCAACGATCCCTAGAGCATAAAGCAAAAGCGGCCGGCAGTAAAGCACCGGTGTTGGATAGCGTCGCAAGCGCTGTCGAAAAACAGAACTCTTCCGGTGCAGAAtaa
- the LOC118506512 gene encoding D-aminoacyl-tRNA deacylase-like isoform X3, with amino-acid sequence MKAIIQRVTCAKVMVGDELVSSIGRGLCVLVGISSDDNANDVEWMWVC; translated from the exons ATGAAAGCCATAATCCAGCGCGTTACCTGTGCGAAAGTGATGG TTGGCGACGAGCTGGTGAGTTCGATAGGACGCGGACTGTGCGTACTGGTGGGCATTTCCTCCGATGATAACGCAAACGATGTGGAGTGGATGTGG
- the LOC118506166 gene encoding endochitinase A-like has product MQPRQQASSGKTEQQQHHHHQQQQQQQHHQQLHHQQSQKHQAQTNQQTQNVGIVRGIVQHQQKFNHVQRHSPSSTTVTLAKGGVSTTVTTTSDHSTSSNSSTSSSVSSTASSSSNASSNNTSTSSGIGSSGASASSSGHHHATQQQHQPSPTGPTTTSPSAVEATYASVIKKPKSHATAPATSAATTTSNNNAGGNNVVGEFNAADLRSSLDRKVNGLVFSNGLNERVTHPPSSTSPSGAGPQQPPAATSSVIVGATLKPDHHLLLHHHHHHGTMGRHYHHTQLQNLLCTDNQNQLDTSSVSSISSSSVGERGNNSSNHPSLLNGSSSTTNSPITGISSNGALVPPPYRDPPPPRNSPLSHTLTSLSSTGSGTGSSSTQGRRQETGGSNLTGGSSSASSTVSSLVVVGASGTEEILVGSATDSSIPHVTGYRELMQLIKLQREKINTQQADLSKQLRCSIAYDSEIVYLETRSREQTDQLDAITQEINKTEQQYRQTSDQLQTYQYVEEESELVRQQEKTLKSEITLLRSKLANCETELLQCKNKIRLLMDEILVEQRKYSRQYDPNRQQLLERALMCEVDRLQVEIDLAVQSADQANKAHEKLKGEVTLLEGAITDKKKQVEKLVHEMKEVNLQSLAVVPPADEVRHLLEVGSVKPGSTRRMIGSPRQLENAVPTSKNPHGVWV; this is encoded by the exons ATGCAGCCACGACAGCAAGC ATCGAGCGGCAAGacggaacagcagcagcaccatcatcatcaacagcagcagcagcagcagcaccatcaacaGCTGCACCATCAGCAATCTCAGAAGCATCAAGCGCAGACGAACCAGCAGACGCAAAACGTTGGCATCGTGCGGGGCATTgtccagcaccagcaaaagTTCAACCACGTTCAGCGCCATTCGCCCAGCTCGACGACGGTTACGCTGGCGAAGGGTGGCGTCTCCACCACGGTGACCACCACCAGTGaccacagcaccagcagcaacagtagcaccagcagcagtgtgaGCAGCACGGCCAGCTCGAGCTCGAACGCGTCCTCAAACAATACGAGCACGAGCAGCGGAATCGGCAGTAGCGGTGCATCCGCATCCAGTAGTGGCCATCATCATGCgacgcaacagcagcatcagcccTCACCAACGGGTCCGACAACGACGTCGCCATCCGCCGTGGAAGCAACGTACGCTAGCGTCATCAAGAAACCCAAATCACACGCAACGGCGCCAGCGACGTCGGCGGCAACGACCACGTCCAACAACAATGCCGGCGGTAACAATGTGGTCGGCGAATTTAATGCAGCTGATTTGCGCAGTTCGCTCGACCGCAAGGTAAACGGGCTCGTGTTTAGTAACGGGTTGAACGAGCGCGTAACGCATCCACCGTCATCGACGTCACCTTCGGGGGCCGGACCGCAGCAACCACCGGCCGCGACGAGCAGCGTTATCGTCGGCGCCACACTGAAACCCGACcatcatctgctgctgcaccatcaccaccatcacggtACGATGGGCCGGCACTATCACCACACGCAGCTACAGAATCTGCTCTGCACGGACAATCAGAACCAGCTGGACACGAGTAGCGTCAGCAGTATCAGCAGCTCGAGCGTCGGCGAGCGTGGCAACAACTCCAGCAACCATCCGTCCCTGCTGAACGGTAGTAGCTCCACGACCAATTCGCCCATCACGGGCATCTCCTCGAACGGGGCGCTCGTGCCTCCACCGTACCGGGATCCACCGCCGCCCCGGAACAGCCCGCTATCGCACACGCTTACCAGCCTCAGCAGTACCGGCAGTGGTACGGGGAGCAGCAGTACCCAGGGAAGGCGGCAGGAGACCGGCGGCAGTAACCTTACCGGTGGTTCATCGTCAGCATCTTCGACCGTGTCgtcgctggtggtggtaggtGCCAGCGGGACGGAAGAGATACTGGTGGGTAGTGCCACGGACAGCAGTATACCGCACGTGACGGGATACCGGGAGCTGATGCAGCTGATCAAGTTACAGCGCGAGAAAATCAATACCCAGCAGGCGGACCTTTCGAAG CAACTCAGATGTTCGATTGCG TACGATTCGGAGATCGTGTACCTGGAGACCCGGAGCCGTGAGCAGACCGATCAGCTCGATGCGATCACGCAGGAGATCAACAAAACGGAGCAACAGTACCGGCAGACGAGCGATCAGCTGCAGACGTACCAGTACGTGGAGGAGGAAAGCGAGCTCGTCCGGCAGCAGGAGAAAACGCTCAAGTCGGAGATTACCCTGCTGCGGTCGAAGCTGGCCAACTGTGAGACGGAGCTGCTGCAGTGCAAGAACAAGATCCGGCTGCTGATGGACGAAATCTTGGTGGAGCAGCGCAAGTATAGCCGACAGTACGATCCGAACCGACAACAGCTGTTGGAGCGGGCTCTAATGTGTGAAGTTGACAGGCTGCAGGTGGAGATCGACCTGGCGGTCCAGAGCGCGGACCAGGCGAACAAGGCGCACGAGAAGCTGAAGGGCGAGGTGACGCTGCTCGAGGGTGCGATCAcggacaagaagaagcaggTCGAGAAGCTGGTGCACGAGATGAAGGAGGTGAATCTGCAGAGTTTGGCGGTGGTACCGCCGGCGGACGAGGTGCGCCACTTGCTGGAAG ttgGTTCGGTAAAACCGGGCAGTACGCGACGCATGATTGGATCCCCGCGGCAGCTGGAAAATGCGGTTCCGACGAGCAAAAATCCGCACGGCGTTTGGGtttga
- the LOC118506511 gene encoding uncharacterized protein LOC118506511 isoform X1, whose protein sequence is MLLRPPGSETPRRAAQGQDSHNRLFGELNRPFTPAKNHMKSNLPIGGDHTDGGKPHQNGKSNGVAHQNGNGTANGHHTNGHSNGNGHISSASSDNGSSHIFLRRLSNDEDASPDSAYSSTRSHMQQQQPQHQQHSMQSMAGPGGIWAPFDSTVGLVPPLSPRRHLQFYPSGETLNPTYASNINLCISDDIIISVTEHNDDAVGLNGNDGKGSRRRRICRGGAKQGRFLHYLFIVVALSTIACE, encoded by the exons ATGTTGCTTCGTCCACCAGGATCGGAAACTCCACGTCGCGCCGCCCAGGGACAGGATTCGCACAACCGCCTGTTCGGCGAACTGAACCGTCCGTTCACACCGGCCAAGAACCACATGAAGAGCAATCTGCCGATCGGTGGCGATCATACCGATGGTGGCAAGCCGCACCAGAACGGCAAATCGAACGGAGTCGCTCACCAGAACGGTAACGGCACAGCGAACGGACATCACACCAACGGACACAGCAATGGCAATGGACACATCTCGTCGGCTTCCTCGGACAATGGATCCAGCCACA TTTTCCTGAGGAGATTAA GTAATGATGAAGATGCATCACCGGATTCGGCCTACTCGTCCACCCGGTCAcatatgcagcagcagcagccgcagcatcaacagcacaGCATGCAATCGATGGCGGGTCCTGGTGGCATATGGGCGCCGTTCGATTCGACGGTCGGCCTGGTACCGCCCCTATCGCCCCGACGCCATCTGCAGTTCTATCCGAGTGGCGAAACGCTGAATCCGACCTATGCATCTAACATTAATCTCTGCATCAGTGATGACATCATTATCAGCGTGACCGAACATAACGACGATGCGGTCGGACTAAacggcaacgatggcaaaggTAGCAGGAGACGACGAATCTGCAGAGGGGGGGCAAAACAAGGACGATTCCTCCATTACCTATTTATCGTTGTAGCGCTCAGTACAATAGCATGCGAATGA